In Toxoplasma gondii ME49 chromosome VIII, whole genome shotgun sequence, a single genomic region encodes these proteins:
- a CDS encoding hypothetical protein (encoded by transcript TGME49_270925), producing the protein MCDSSLFDVQTAESSFTVNFLIRVNCATRHPSVSFANKLWWGFCLFSVQNSMRASSELTHSAARRAPRGCAGLEMLGARKWKKPGFRLRSFPCKSRLGQPFVAYRCISS; encoded by the exons ATGTGTGATTCCAGTCTTTTTGACGTGCAGACAGCCGAGTCTTCCTTTACAGTGAATTTTCTTATTCGAGTCAATTGTGCAACGAGGCATCCTTCAGTAAGTTTCGCTAACAAGCTGTGGTGGggcttctgtctgttttctgtgcAAAACAGCATGCGAGCATCCTCAGAGTTGACTCACTCAGCAGCTCGCAGGGCACCGAGAGGGTGTGCTGGCCTCGAGATGCTTGGGGCGAGAAAATGGAAGAAGCCGGGATTTAGATTAAG GTCTTTCCCGTGCAAGTCTCGCCTTGGTCAACCCTTCGTCGCGTACAGGTGCATTTCTTCGTGA
- a CDS encoding hypothetical protein (encoded by transcript TGME49_270930), producing MRPAASAPALPPDALSPAFLSPPTFSKLNRVFTAPAILAAPPTDGARSASTASGLSPAVGAASLAQAEARDIARAEEAFRQALDERLTLWRERCLPFIGLLMTQTEKPAPSGSSSSLAPDSKDGGSSSSSDSEATVLPESLLAPYLVPSLSTFSVLSAAFLRQSDEKISALFFELCVAVASGGFSYSKATDFLVKKVLPHALFHFVLIAADLRRAAALTHAATTSSGTTAPLGPTGSVPAKPLSPATLEAGPAPGLGQRSSPKEDTDATPRGKEDSSCEGDTATGLGDASASSVASDGQHNSSGIAAKDGEEGDALAPEVVALEAALRRCFSKAPCSPEAVDIPASLEFIASTFFPQAAAARMETEVAKGGNTASPDAREKSQKTISVSGVLSCQASSVYLPACSLQSLLPLPFRALLLDAVTVTTEMCVHADPARVEFRRAQSNLGAFLRLLETGHLVTPVDICAFGSSIRLDDLAWPRLAPSVGGGRKRVHELLIKERTKRKFTLTVYNLCRENISFYARLHATLLAYVESPTRIPARICLKAVAGIVGEGSLCPSRTLATILSVYEDHLFSHNQLLPLVSLFSPEKLLEVLVFQLHLYTELRRQRDFLDEDAALTVSHANLSGTSSSSASASGSSQQASASPVEMGAVARRVQNRAAEGPSPNFYRMLALFVMKRIISLEALYPHLLPADALLSALFERTASRYQTALQDAKAGVLPAPPKPQLSVQAQFEQALPGVLAACGVGGDSGDTRRDGTPTNSGPGPNGPAGANPGAGPGSAGGPNMPHPPSSAPFGYYGRLPMHSPSAVNQGGPPGWVGSPSGVMGGPSFGGAPFSSMYGYPPPLHQGSANSLSSRNPMSSNSPHFPPGPNGFLASGANFGASGAPAGQGPHSGGAGAPGGRANAERDREAREKIDKEKKSLEKKLVEKEKALRNKDAGNPLLALPGARQFLLYDEQGVRFALEKIYGMEIGKFQLLAAFFDFNGTVFAHQLLLHFTAKLHVNPCLNGAVQKSLARYINWLLGPLCARRPQDFLGLYLAKARSNSGAVPLQSEGDTLRALRPLCRDAQRCSPSLCAPEPYWLGAVLRREGEKAEAGEGEKECPFREASPGRETAGGDRVKHEREESESATAGENRGEAKPMKRVKREREENGGVVPEEADAGADAGRMRPGTVDATTGTGLGRETGKRGERDEARRKEEHGFVGLAPAETYDEFFLHVLPLLSYLGASLAFDTHLFSSVLSVLAGVAEEEQENRKRRHAGSEQPRRTQLDDVLVELVFPALSQVPCGASVLSAKVWGILERLPASRRYAIYTRVMDAWLSEESHPMTLNYEVVRVRLRKLLKRLTSTIFEDRLKAKERTLLSEISALSRIAPGPVADLFLHQTDLFDDNMVKTLAEAARSLAPLAADIFLSRFIHRQLSREAGDSSSAAAKGKGGLAGDVCGPPKQLVNRAALTGRFLKIHHTTDLQPLLVSTILRLWRDFDNSQVLSPLEAKDDQREGTRRSGGVPRLVGENRNYPGDLLGFWRDKEYIEKLVELMGDCPKLPEAGALTADQIYAQGGGPLLKAEVMLAAEDDPSALPRNGEDEDSSLSTDRRGACPAALALRAALSKRDIFTPLLFILAKQRVEVFYDGDYARSLRSFGSTFDDLQTYHLQLVDFLSRFVSPSKETYASLLPSVREIFGRFEPAMAWTILRPGLPDFLEGLPRDAPTSKAREETKGTARDRPPTEAAVDTGDKEGKTKSSRDATKNNEVQLTHAWQASVRPTVEEYLAEKQLNGLSMDFFLLFWRLSLGDIFVPDRQYEACLARLDAGVKQSSKALEDLDKQRRSTARATEQQKRAEEPLKARLSRLQRRHEALHAEWQEHKRRFDAVRNALRSLQSLDWFGCLAPSSPASSPSAASPSSKKNARGAAAGETTEAGDGVSAFLLPSDEKENQEAANAKDASEERKGVAEAAKAEAEAAGSGRSAKAKGEATPEERDSDRELEEDVEMDDDLVESKPDAAPEAVFRASSSGLSGVADGTRVAETLPATPCTRKGGPLAVQAFVKFLLAPRLLNAEVDALFCSHFVLLLLELKVPLFNYLAFTNVWTKMLTPLARCSTVREAQLLGLFVNEMLAPLSRWLKNDKVFEKETGGNSCFGRTFRESASIPAAQLEKGAKKWESRIFESLVQGLPDPSATTASSASPSQWMAAKAVVVFLSRCHANFPLSYKRGVELMARLEHLVELAQAWGWKDVSLSASSILKTLDKYRRERTWYQSPAEVEKASTAAASASKAGASSALPAKGGAKNALSVSMAGANSHRHASSPPLAATKDGGSSGTGGAGSGDGKTGSASGTASPRSPAKSPSVSRDAAVSKTSPPGRGKSNSSSSSAASNSVSSTPRPKAPAATSSLGASRPNPRVPEPLKKAASASAGKAPDTETGVSSAGRSVSEGKGPAEGRSRDQSEETRKRETGNKGLPGPKREKGPQGDGERREEAKLARPTGEEATTARGKDCPGRRSRSRTNSPGDRESKRQRREEANESDKAQSESKGTRGRSASVSRREENKEPLRSEGAKCSRGSGLPSAAESSSAKKAGGKDTSSSDQTLASKGGAVTEKSEAGEERSNKSKREEREKEGAASLPLGPRHDGETTHKEDEAREKKGSAARKRRPQDDKEPTSTSGTSASENAGKHEKVGVSGGRDHGSLGPWRSPPRGKNGAGGEGGKAADEKPATKGDSTEPTGEAPEKKKPAPRLSVGASRVDHRGDTGSQKSGKKEETQRKLGGNHPSLSSASSRGGSGGSRGDRAGDAAAFGLSASKPHPKSGTSAPPPSTGPQSHHASSSGGPQNPLPGSGDRIGGDRGSSGRNMSFSGPRRSSSASGANQGGRPGGPGEGPVGAGGPPTSKWGASGPGGPGAGGSGHSHHGSSFSMPPPPSFSGHNHNSQHGGAMRNVNAYSGSQYSGGSHAFGPHNPQSSGGMQGQAMGMGGPSGPQARNALFGPSKGQHSHRAGGGSQSHHRSGHHQR from the exons ATGCGTCCTGCAGCATCTGCTCCGGCGCTGCCGCCGGACGCTCTTTCGCCggcctttctttctcctcctacGTTCTCAAAGTTGAATCGCGTCTTCACTGCCCCTGCGATCTTGGCCGCCCCCCCCACAGATGGCGCGAGAAGCGCCTCCACTGCCTCGGGTCTCTCCCCCGCCGTgggcgccgcttctctcgcccaGGCAGAGGCACGAGACATCGCCCGCGCAGAGGAGGCATTTCGACAGGCCCTGGACGAGCGACTGACC ctttGGCGCGAAAGATGTCTCCCGTTCATCGGCTTGCTGATGACTCAGACTGAGAAGCCAGCACCGTCGGGCTCCTCCTCGAGCCTTGCACCGGACTCGAAGGATGGaggttcttcttcctcgtctgatTCGGAGGCAACTGTCCTTCCAGAGTCTTTGCTCGCGCCGTATCTCGTCCCCTCTTTGTCAACGTTTTCCGTGCTGAGTGCTGCTTTCTTACGACAGTCCGACGAGAAGATATCGGCGCTGTTTTTCGAGTTGTGCGTCGCCGTGGCGAGCGGCGGCTTCTCCTACTCGAAGGCGACGGACTTCCTTGTCAAGAAAGTGCTCCCGCATGCGCTTTTCCACTTCGTTCTCATCGCCGCCGATCTCCGGAGAGCTGCCGCcctgacgcatgcagccacgaCCAGCTCGGGGACCACCGCGCCTCTCGGCCCGACGGGGAGCGTACCCGCGAAACCTCTGTCCCCTGCGACTCTGGAGGCAGGGCCGGCACCTGGTTTAGGACAGAGGAGCTCCccgaaagaagacacagatgCGACGCCCAGAGGGAAGGAGGACAGCTCCTGTGAAGGGGACACAGCGACTGGGTTGGGAGacgcctctgcgtcgtctgtcgCGAGCGACGGACAGCACAACAGTTCAGGGATAGCGGCGAAAGACGGTGAGGAGGGAGATGCTCTCGCGCCAGAAGTTGTCGCGCTGGAAGCGGCTCTTCGCAGGTGTTTCTCGAAGGCCCCTTGCTCACCGGAAGCCGTGGACATTCCAGCCTCGCTGGAGTTCATCGCCTCAACGTTCTTCCCGCAGGCAGCCGCGGCAaggatggagacagaagtcgCCAAGGGCGGCAACACCGCGAGCccggacgcgagagaaaagagtcaAAAGACGATTTCCGTCTCTGGGGTGCTGTCGTGCCAAGCCTCCAGTGTCTACCTTCCAGCCTGCTCGCTTCagtcgcttctgcctctcccatTTCGCGCCTTGCTCCTCGACGCCGTCACTGTCACCACGGAAATGTGTGTACACGCAGACCCGGCCAGAGTGGAGTTCCGTCGCGCACAGAGCAATCTCGGAG CCTTTCTCCGGCTCCTCGAAACGGGGCACTTGGTGACCCCCGTGGACATCTGCGCCTTTGGCAGCAGCATTCGACTGGACGATCTAGCATGGCCTCGCTTGGCGCCTTCGGTGGGCGGAGGCCGCAAGCGCGTTCATGAGCTCCTCATCAAGGAACGAACAAAGCGGAAATTCACTCTCACCGTCTATAACTTGTGCAGGGAGAACATTAGCTTCTACGCCAGACTCCACGCTACTCTCCTCGCCTACGTCGAAAGCCCG ACTCGGATTCCTGCGCGAATCTGCTTGAAGGCTGTGGCTGGAATTGTCGGCGAAGGCAGTCTGTGCCCGAGTCGAACGTTGGCGACGATCTTGTCTGTCTACGAAGACCATCTGTTCAGTCACAATCAACTGctgcctctcgtttctctcttctcgccggaAAAACTCCTCGAAGTCCTTGTCTTCCAGCTGCATCTGTACACGGAGTtgcgacgacagagagacttcCTGGACGAAGACGCTGCACTAACCGTTTCGCATGCG AATCTTTCGGGAACATCATCCAGCTCGGCAAGCGCGTCGGGCTCTTCTCAgcaggcgtctgcgtcgcctgtgGAGATGGGGGCTGTCGCTCGTCGTGTTCAGAACAGAGCAGCGGAGGGCCCTTCGCCAAACTTTTACCGGATGCTTGCCCTCTTTGTGATGAAACG AATCATCTCGCTGGAGGCGCTCTACCCCCACCTCCTGCCGGCAGACGCGCTGCTTTCTGCACTTTTCGAAAGAACAGCATCGCGCTACCAAACGGCTTTGCAGGATGCGAAGGCCGGCGTCTTGCCCGCGCCTCCGAAGCCGCAACTCTCCGTTCAAGCGCAATTCGAACAAGCTCTCCCGGGCGTCCTGGCTGCTTGTGGGGTCGGCGGGGACTCTGGAGACACCAGGCGCGACGGCACACCGACAAACTCAGGCCCGGGGCCCAACGGGCCTGCAGGCGCCAATCCTGGAGCTGGGCCTGGAAGCGCCGGAG GACCGAACATGCCGCACCCGCCGTCGTCTGCGCCCTTCGGCTACTATGGGCGCCTCCCCATGcactcgccttctgcggTGAATCAGGGGGGCCCTCCTGGCTGGGTGGGGAGCCCCAGCGGGGTGATGGGAGGGCCTTCTTTTGGCGGtgcgcctttctcctccatgTACGGATACCCTCCTCCTTTGCACCAAGGATCGGCGAATTCCCTCTCTTCCCGGAACCCTATGAGTTCGAACTCTCCACACTTCCCGCCAGGGCCGAACGGATTCCTCGCTTCGGGCGCCAACTTCGGGGCGAGCGGCGCGCCGGCGGGCCAGGGCCCGCACTCCGGCGGGGCTGGGGCTCCAGGTGGCCGGGCGAACGCTGAGCGCGAccgcgaggcgagagagaagatcgacaaggagaagaagtcactggagaagaagctagtcgagaaagaaaaggcacTGCGAAACAAAGACGCTGGAAATccgctcctcgctctccctgGTGCAAGACAGTTCCTCCTCTATGACGAACAAGGCGTCAG ATTTGCTCTCGAAAAGATCTACGGCATGGAGATCGGGAAGTTCCAACTCCTTGCAGCGTTCTTCGACTTCAACGGCACAGTCTTTGCTCaccagcttcttcttcactttaCGGCGAAACTGCATGTGAATCCCTGCCTCAATGGGGCGGTGCAGAAGAGCCTTGCAAGATACATCAA CTGGCTCCTCGGGCCGCTTTGCGCTCGGCGACCTCAAGACTTTTTGGGGCTCTACCTGGCGAAGGCGCGGTCGAACTCCGGCGCGGTGCCTCTTCAGTCTGAAGGAGACACGCTCCGCGCGCTGAggcctctctgcagagacgctcaAAGGTGCAgtccctctctgtgtgcgCCGGAGCCTTACTGGCTAGGGGCGGTCTTGAGgcgagagggcgagaaggcggaagccggcgaaggcgagaaggaatgTCCCTTCCGAGAGGCCAGCCCAGGGCGAGAGACtgccggaggagacagagtgAAGCACGAGCGGGAAGAGAGCGAGTCGGCGACTGCCGGAGAGAaccgaggagaagcgaagccgaTGAAGCGcgtgaagagggagagagaagagaacggggGTGTTGTGCCCGAGGAAGCTGACGCAGGGGCGGATGCGGGGCGCATGCGACCGGGAACCGTTGACGCGACGACGGGGACAGGTCTAGGCAGAGAGActggaaagcgaggagagagagacgaagcgagacgaaaagaagagcatGGATTCGTCGGCCTCGCTCCTGCGGAAACCTACGACGAGTTCTTCCTTCatgttctgcctctcttaAGCTACTTGGGCGCGTCGCTCGCGTTCGACACCCATCTCTTCTCTAGCGTCTTATCGGTGTTAGCAGGCGTCGCtgaagaggaacaagagaacagaaagcgaagacatGCGGGGTCCGAACAGCCGCGAAGAACGCAGCTG GACGACGTTCTGGTCGAGTTGGTTTTCCCTGCTCTTTCGCAAGTGCCATGCGGAGCGAGCGTCTTGAGCGCAAAGGTTTGGGGCATTCTGGAGCGTCTCCCAGCCTCGCGCCGCTACGCGATCTACACCCGTGTCATGGATGCCTGGCTCTCAGAAGAGTCTCACCCCATG ACCCTGAACTACGAAGTCGTCCGCGTTCGCCTGCGCAAGTTGTTGAAGCGTCTGACGTCGACGATCTTCGAGGACCGACTCAAGGCGAAGGAACGAACTCTACTGTCCGAGATCAGCGCGCTGTCTCGGATCGCACCGGGTCCCGTCGCTGACCTTTTTCTCCACCAGACGGATTTGTTTGACGACAACATGGTCAAGACGCTCGCGGAGGCGGCTCGCTCTCTCGCACCCCTCGCAGCCGACATTTTTCTTTCGCGGTTCATCCACCGACAGCTGAGTCGCGAGGCCGGCGACAGCAGCTCGGCAGCAGCCAAGGGTAAAGGCGGCCTGGCCGGGGACGTCTGCGGCCCGCCAAAGCAACTTGTCAACCGCGCGGCTCTCACGGGACGCTTCCTGAAAAT TCACCACACGACCGATCTTCAGCCGCTTCTCGTGTCGACGATTCTCCGGCTATGGCGAGACTTCGACAACTCGCAggtgctgtctcctctggaggcgaaggacgacCAAAGAGAGGGAACGAGAAGATCTGGAGGCGTTCCTCGACTTGTAGGCGAGAACAGGAACTACCCTGGAGATCTCCTTGGCTTCTGGCGCGACAAGGAGTACATCGAAAAACTCGTGGAACTCATGGGAGATTGCCCCAAGTTGCCCGAAGCCGGCGCCTTGACTGCCGACCAAATCTACGCTCAG GGAGGGGGCCCGTTGCTGAAGGCGGAGGTGATGCTAGCGGCGGAAGATGATCCCTCTGCGTTACCTCGaaatggagaagacgaagactcTTCACTGTCAACTGACCGGCGAGGTGCGTGCCCGGCTGCTCTGGCTTTGCGCGCGGCGCTAAGCAAGAGAGACATCTTCACGCCTCTCCTTTTCATTCTGGCGAAACAG CGCGTGGAGGTTTTTTACGACGGCGATTACGCGCGGTCTCTGCGTAGTTTCGGTTCGACGTTCGACGACCTTCAGACCTACCACCTGCAACTTGTGGACTTCCTCTCGCGGTTCGTGTCGCCTTCGAAGGAAACCTATGCCTCGCTGCTTCCGTCTGTTCGAGAAATCTTTGGGCGCTTCGAGCCCGCGATGGCGTGGACCATTCTGCGCCCAGGGCTCCCCGATTTTCTCGAGGGCCTGCCGCGAGATGCACCCACGAGCAAGGctcgcgaggagacaaaggggaCAGCCCGAGACAGGCCGCCGACCGAGGCGGCTGTGgacacaggagacaaagaaggcaaGACGAAATCTTCGCGAGACGCGACAAAGAACAATGAAGTTCAACTCACAC ACGCTTGGCAGGCGAGCGTGCGCCCGACGGTGGAGGAGTATTTggcggagaagcagctgaacGGCTTGTCGATggacttcttccttctcttttggAGGTTGTCTCTGGGCGACATCTTCGTTCCCGATCGACAGTATGAGGCTTGCCTGGCGCGTCTCGATGCGGGGGTGAAGCAG AGTTCAAAGGCCCTTGAAGACCTCGACAAGCAGCGACGGTCGACGGCGCGAGCCACcgagcagcagaagcgcgCCGAGGAGCCTCTCAAGGCTCGCCTAAGTCGCCTGCAGCGAAGACACGAGGCCCTCCAT GCTGAATGGCAAGAACACAAACGTCGCTTCGACGCTGTTCGAAACGCGCTCCGTTCTCTCCAATCTCTCGATTGGTTCGGCTGTCTCGCCCCTTCTTCACCTgcatcttcgccttctgcggcttctccgtcgtccaagaaaaacgcgcgGGGAGCAGCCGCCggggagacgacggaggcggGAGatggtgtctctgcgtttcttctgccttcggacgagaaggagaatcAGGAGGCAGCGAATGCGAAGGACGCGtccgaggagaggaaaggcgtcGCCGAAGCTgcgaaggcagaggcggaggcTGCCGGGTCGGGAAGGAGTGCGAAAGCCAAGGGCGAGGCGACACCTGAAGAAAGAGATAGTGACAGAGAGCTAGAGGAAGACGTGGAGATGGACGACGACCTCGTGGAGTCGAAACCTGACGCGGCTCCGGAGGCCGTTTTccgagcttcttcttctggcctGTCAGGAGTGGCGGACGGAACCAGAGTGGCAGAGACCTTGCCTGCAACTCCATGCACGCGAAAAGGTGGACCTTTGGCGGTTCAGGCGTTTGTGAAATTCCTCTTGGCACCGCGTTTGTTGAACGCGGAAGTCGACGCGCTCTTCTGCTCCCATTtcgtcttgcttcttctcgagctcAAGGTGCCCCTCTTCAACTACCTGGCTTTCACCAACGTGTGGACCAAGATGCTCACTCCTCTCGCCAG GTGCAGCACAGTTCGGGAAGCTCAGCTGTTGGGGCTTTTTGTGAACGAAATGCTGGCGCCTCTCTCGAGATGGCTGAAGAACGATAAGGTCTttgaaaaggagacaggcgggAACAGCTGCTTCGGCCGCACATTCCGAGAAAGCGCGAGTATCCCTGCGGCGCAACTCGAGAAGGGCGCGAAGAAATGGGAGTCTAGAATCTTCGAGAGTCTCGTCCAGG GTCTCCCAGACCCGTCCGCAACGACGGCTTCGTCagcctcgccttcgcagtGGATGGCGGCAAAAGCCGTGgtggtcttcctctctcggtgCCATGCAaactttcctctctcgtaCAAACGTGGCGTCGAACTGATGGCGCGTCTCGAACACCTTGTTGAGCTCGCTCAG GCTTGGGGCTGGAAGGACGTGAGTCTGTCTGCGAGCAGCATTTTGAAGACGCTGGACAAGTATCGCCGAGAGCGGACTTGGTATCAGTCGCCAGCGGAAGTCGAGAAGGCATCGACTGCTGCGGCAAGCGCGTCGAAAGCGGGAGCCTCGTCTGCGCTGCCTGCCAAGGGCGGTGCAAAGAATGCGCTGTCTGTTTCGATGGCGGGCGCCAACAGTCATCGccacgcttcttctccgcctctggCTGCCACCAAGGACGGTGGGTCTTCTGGAACTGGAGGTGCAGGCTCTGGGGACGGTAAGACCGGCTCCGCCTCAGGGACTGCCAGCCCCCGGAGCCCCGCAAAGTCGCCTTCGGTTTCCCGAGACGCAGCCGTGTCGAAGACATCGCCACCAGGACGAGGAAAGTCCaactcttcgtcttcgtccgcTGCGTCGAATTCTGTCTCATCGACCCCCAGGCCGAAGGCGCCTGCCGCGACGTCGTCGCTCGGGGCTTCGAGGCCTAATCCGCGGGTCCCCGAGCCGCTGAAGAAGgccgcgtctgcctctgcggGAAAGGCCCCCGACACGgagacaggtgtctcctcggcggGCCGAAGCGTCTCCGAAGGCAAGGGCCCGGCGGAGGGCCGCAGCCGCGAccagagcgaggagacgaggaaacgggAGACAGGCAACAAGGGCTTGCCGGGGCCAAAGCGCGAGAAGGGTCCCCAAGGCGATGGGGAGCggcgcgaagaagcaaagTTGGCAAGGCCcacgggagaggaagcgacgacggcgagaggcAAGGACTGTCCGGGTCGAAGGTCGAGAAGCCGTACCAACAGTCCTGGCGACCGCGAGAGCAAGCGGCAAAgacgcgaagaggcgaacgagagTGACAAGGCACAGTCCGAATCGAAGGGGACCAGAGGGAGAagtgcgtctgtctctcggagagaagaaaacaaggagcCCCTGCGATCTGAGGGTGCCAAGTGTAGTAGAGGATCCGGTCTTCCCTCTGCGGCTGAGTCGTCTTCTGCGAAGAAGGCCGGCGGAAAAGACACCAGCTCCAGTGATCAGACTCTGGCGTCGAAGGGAGGGGCTGTGACGGAGAAGTCTGAGGCGGGCGAGGAGAGATCAAACAaaagcaaaagagaagaaagagagaaggaaggcgctGCAAGTCTCCCGCTCGGGCCCCGACACGACGGCGAGACCACGCACaaggaggacgaggcgcgagagaagaaaggctcTGCggcaagaaagaggagacccCAGGACGACAAAGAGCCGACATCGACCTCTGGCACTTCCGCAAGTGAGAATGCGGGTAAACACGAGAAAGTCGGTGTTTCGGGGGGACGTGACCACGGCAGTTTGGGGCCTTGGCGGTCTCCACCGCGAGGGAAGAACGGCGCcggaggcgagggaggaaaggcggCGGACGAGAAACCTGCCACGAAGGGAGACTCAACCGAGCCGACAGGCGAGGCccctgagaagaagaagcccgCCCCTCGACTCAGTGTGGGCGCGTCGCGGGTCGACCACCGAGGGGACACTGGCTCTCAGAAGtccggaaagaaagaagagacacagcgaaaaCTAGGCGGCAATcatccttcgctgtcttccgcCTCGTCTCGTGGGGGATCCGGCGGTAGCCGAGGCGACAGAGCAGGCGACGCAGCCGCTTTCGGATTATCCGCTTCGAAGCCCCATCCTAAATCGGGGACCAGCGCCCCGCCGCCGTCAACTGGGCCTCAAAGCCATCACGCCTCGTCCAGCGGCGGTCCCCAAAACCCTCTGCccggaagcggagacagaatcggaggagacagaggctccAGTGGGAGAAACATGTCGTTCTCTGGTCcccgtcgttcttcttccgcctcagGCGCGAATCAAGGGGGGCGCCCCGGCGGCCCTGGAGAGGGCCCCGTGGGCGCGGGTGGGCCTCCCACCAGCAAGTGGGGAGCATCTGGGCCGGGTGGCCCTGGAGCTGGGGGCTCGGGTCACTCCCACCATGggtcttccttctccatgccgccgcctccctcgttctctggaCACAATCACAATTCGCAGCACGGGGGCGCTATGCGCAACGTGAACGCGTACTCTGGCTCTCAGTACTCAGGAGGTTCCCATGCCTTTGGTCCCCACAACCCGCAAAGCTCAGGGGGTATGCAGGGACAGGCCATGGGCATGGGGGGCCCCAGCGGGCCTCAGGCCCGCAACGCCCTCTTCGGGCCATCCAAGGGGCAACACTCCCACAGGGCCGGCGGGGGGTCCCAGTCTCACCACAGGTCTGGTCACCATCAACGGTGA